One genomic segment of Dehalogenimonas alkenigignens includes these proteins:
- the hpt gene encoding hypoxanthine phosphoribosyltransferase yields MPENKRQDYCKALRQAINAASSGSSLKDKLTALTRITSRCFGAGSAIALLDATGSRLIHSAHSRLPPSYIHKGLIDARKSLNETSSEEIVCIQNAASDPRVEYPESAAKAGIVSIVGVPILTLGRCTGALRVYFQESASLTAQDTSFLKAVAQLAGMTLARQPEEGMSQPKETSVATKPCELVNFAHPSEAEFARILDFYGVPWFYEPRSFPIGRVIKGTPEMFTPDFYLPSFDLYVELTTMKQSLVTQKNRKLRRLKELFPEIKISLLYKNDYERLLAKYGVGPLAETRAHGVSRILYSAPDIEARVKELAGLISADYRDRRPVLLGVQRGFLCFMADLIRQITVPMDLDFIAINYYGGTKEAGVRVTKDADLNLTGRHILLVEDIVDTGITLNYVLEYLKSKNPRSLAVCALLDRRARRLMNIELNYVGFEVPDEFVIGYGLDYHEEYRNLPFIAVPKISGPEKAGS; encoded by the coding sequence ATGCCGGAAAACAAGAGACAAGACTATTGCAAGGCACTGCGGCAAGCGATAAATGCCGCTTCTTCCGGCAGTTCCCTGAAAGATAAATTGACCGCTCTGACCAGAATCACCTCACGCTGTTTTGGGGCGGGCAGCGCTATCGCCTTACTGGATGCCACCGGCAGCCGTCTTATCCATTCCGCCCACTCGCGGCTGCCGCCATCATATATCCACAAGGGCTTGATTGATGCCAGGAAAAGTTTGAATGAGACCTCTTCAGAAGAAATCGTTTGTATTCAGAACGCCGCTTCGGATCCCCGGGTGGAATACCCTGAATCAGCCGCTAAGGCGGGGATCGTTTCCATTGTCGGCGTGCCAATTTTGACTCTGGGACGTTGCACCGGCGCGCTACGGGTATATTTCCAGGAATCCGCTTCTTTAACGGCGCAGGATACGAGCTTTCTTAAAGCTGTTGCCCAGCTGGCCGGAATGACCCTGGCCCGCCAGCCTGAAGAAGGGATGAGCCAGCCGAAAGAAACGTCGGTGGCGACCAAACCCTGTGAACTGGTGAACTTCGCCCATCCCAGCGAAGCTGAGTTTGCCCGGATCCTTGATTTCTATGGCGTTCCCTGGTTTTACGAACCGCGTTCTTTTCCTATCGGACGAGTAATTAAGGGAACCCCGGAGATGTTCACCCCGGATTTTTATTTGCCCAGTTTTGATCTATACGTAGAACTGACGACCATGAAACAGTCGCTGGTGACTCAGAAAAACCGGAAACTGCGGCGGCTTAAAGAACTGTTTCCGGAAATCAAAATCAGCCTCCTTTACAAGAATGATTACGAGCGCCTGCTGGCTAAATACGGAGTCGGGCCGCTGGCCGAAACCCGCGCCCACGGGGTCAGCCGCATCCTGTATTCCGCGCCGGATATCGAAGCCCGGGTTAAAGAACTTGCCGGGCTTATTTCGGCTGACTACCGCGACCGGCGGCCAGTGCTGCTGGGCGTTCAGCGGGGATTTCTCTGCTTCATGGCTGATCTGATCAGGCAAATAACGGTGCCGATGGACCTGGACTTTATCGCCATCAACTATTACGGCGGCACCAAGGAGGCGGGTGTGCGGGTCACCAAAGATGCCGACCTGAATCTGACCGGCCGTCACATCCTGCTGGTCGAGGATATCGTGGATACCGGCATCACTCTGAACTATGTTCTGGAATATCTGAAATCCAAAAACCCCCGGAGCCTGGCTGTCTGCGCGCTCCTCGACCGCAGGGCGAGGAGGTTAATGAACATTGAGCTGAATTATGTCGGTTTTGAAGTCCCTGATGAGTTTGTCATCGGCTACGGTCTTGATTATCACGAAGAATATCGCAATCTGCCGTTTATCGCTGTGCCGAAAATAAGCGGCCCGGAAAAAGCGGGATCATGA
- the ftsZ gene encoding cell division protein FtsZ, with protein MAKTSYVPNPARIKVFGCGGGGCNAITRMVREEIQGVEFIALNTDAQALAITEAPVRVQLGERVTRGLGAGGDHTMGQKAAEESRDDIRELVGGSDMVFVTAGMGGGTGTGSAPIVAEEAKKSGALTIAVVTKPFGFEGSHRTKTAKEGIQKLLGKVDTLIIIPNDRLLELCDAKTGVDAAFKMADDVLRHGVQAISEVITVPGTINLDFADVKAVMKDAGPAWMSIGRGTGKNRAMDAAREALASPLLDVSVTGSRGVLFNIVGPSDLSLFEVNEAAEVIRKSVDPDANIIFGVGTNSNMGSDVRITLIATGFHTNAEDGGMDDELTNQLRGIKSEDELDVPSFLRRPLFSQNRAPAPETVRSNRPPVRNSWR; from the coding sequence ATGGCTAAGACGAGCTACGTTCCCAATCCGGCCAGGATCAAGGTATTCGGCTGCGGCGGCGGCGGCTGCAACGCTATCACCCGCATGGTTCGGGAAGAGATCCAGGGCGTTGAATTTATCGCTCTGAACACCGATGCCCAGGCGCTGGCGATAACCGAAGCCCCCGTTCGCGTTCAGCTGGGCGAACGGGTGACCCGCGGCCTCGGCGCCGGCGGCGATCACACCATGGGCCAAAAGGCGGCCGAGGAGTCCCGCGATGACATCCGCGAACTGGTTGGCGGTTCCGATATGGTTTTCGTCACCGCCGGCATGGGCGGCGGCACCGGTACCGGTTCTGCCCCCATAGTCGCGGAAGAAGCCAAGAAAAGCGGCGCCCTGACCATCGCCGTGGTTACCAAACCCTTTGGCTTCGAAGGTTCACATCGCACCAAGACTGCCAAAGAGGGCATTCAGAAATTACTCGGAAAAGTCGACACTCTGATCATCATCCCCAACGACCGGCTGCTGGAACTCTGCGATGCTAAAACCGGCGTCGATGCCGCCTTCAAGATGGCCGATGACGTGCTGCGTCACGGTGTCCAGGCGATTTCTGAGGTCATCACCGTTCCCGGTACCATCAACCTGGACTTCGCCGATGTCAAAGCAGTGATGAAAGATGCCGGCCCAGCCTGGATGAGCATCGGCCGCGGCACCGGCAAGAACCGCGCCATGGACGCTGCCCGCGAGGCTTTGGCTTCACCGCTGCTGGATGTTTCGGTTACCGGTTCCCGCGGCGTCCTGTTCAACATCGTCGGTCCCTCCGACCTGTCCCTCTTCGAGGTAAATGAAGCCGCCGAGGTCATCCGCAAATCAGTGGATCCGGATGCCAACATCATCTTCGGCGTGGGTACCAACAGCAATATGGGCAGCGATGTCCGCATTACCCTTATCGCCACCGGTTTCCATACCAATGCTGAGGACGGCGGTATGGATGACGAACTGACCAACCAGCTCCGCGGCATCAAGAGCGAGGATGAACTGGACGTCCCGTCCTTCCTGCGCCGGCCGCTGTTCTCCCAGAACCGGGCCCCGGCCCCGGAAACCGTAAGGTCCAACCGGCCGCCGGTCCGCAATTCCTGGCGGTAG
- the ftsA gene encoding cell division protein FtsA gives MKRRVITAIDVGTTKICTAIAEITENGSTQVIGVGITPSHGLHKGLVVNINDAAASIKESIRKAEQAANYRVESAYVGVTGRHVSSVNNKGVVAITRNDRLVRPDDLKRVLSSAQSIKVPNDRKLLHVIPRQYAVDGQVGVRNPVGMHGFRLDVETHVITAAAASVQNLVKCIRGLGIEIDDLVLEPLASSEAVLTEDEKQVGVVLADIGGGTTDVCIFKDGAIWHTAILPVAGYQLTRDVAIGLGLPFDVAEEMKKRYGSCMPVYESRMEQSPISEDGHGISYQDLCDILRARIEEITRLILLELPRSDYESVVPAGIVFTGGSSNIAGLETLGRDISRLPVRVGMPGNIYGLTDALRDPAYATGVGLLLWGAKNAPKKQSWGGFGFFNRMKGMLSKFFGNN, from the coding sequence ATGAAACGCAGGGTAATTACGGCGATTGACGTCGGTACAACTAAGATTTGTACCGCCATCGCTGAAATCACCGAGAACGGCTCAACGCAGGTAATCGGCGTAGGTATCACCCCGTCGCATGGCTTGCATAAGGGTCTAGTGGTCAATATCAACGATGCCGCGGCATCGATCAAGGAATCAATCAGGAAGGCTGAACAAGCCGCCAATTACAGGGTCGAAAGCGCCTATGTCGGCGTGACCGGCCGGCACGTCAGCTCGGTCAACAACAAGGGCGTGGTGGCTATCACCCGGAACGACCGGCTGGTACGCCCAGATGACTTAAAGCGCGTGCTTTCCAGCGCCCAGTCCATCAAGGTCCCCAATGACCGCAAATTGCTCCATGTCATCCCCCGCCAGTACGCCGTCGACGGCCAGGTGGGCGTCAGGAATCCGGTGGGCATGCACGGCTTCCGCCTGGACGTGGAAACGCACGTCATCACCGCGGCTGCCGCCTCAGTCCAGAACCTGGTCAAATGCATCCGCGGACTGGGCATCGAGATCGATGATCTCGTCCTGGAGCCGCTGGCCTCGTCCGAGGCGGTGCTGACCGAGGACGAAAAACAGGTCGGCGTCGTTCTGGCCGACATCGGCGGCGGCACAACCGACGTCTGCATCTTTAAAGACGGCGCCATCTGGCACACCGCCATTTTACCGGTAGCCGGTTACCAGCTCACCCGCGACGTGGCTATCGGCCTTGGCTTGCCGTTCGACGTAGCCGAAGAGATGAAGAAGCGCTACGGTTCCTGCATGCCTGTCTACGAGAGCCGGATGGAGCAGAGCCCCATCTCCGAAGATGGCCACGGCATCTCTTACCAGGACCTGTGCGACATCCTGCGCGCCCGTATCGAAGAGATCACCAGGTTGATCCTGCTCGAACTCCCCCGCTCGGACTACGAAAGCGTCGTACCGGCGGGCATCGTCTTCACCGGCGGTTCGTCCAACATCGCCGGGCTGGAAACGCTGGGCCGGGATATCTCCCGCCTGCCGGTCAGGGTCGGTATGCCGGGTAATATCTACGGACTGACCGATGCCCTGAGAGATCCGGCGTATGCCACCGGTGTCGGTCTGCTGCTCTGGGGCGCCAAGAACGCGCCGAAGAAACAGAGCTGGGGCGGTTTCGGTTTCTTCAACCGGATGAAGGGCATGCTTTCCAAATTCTTCGGCAATAACTAG
- the rsmH gene encoding 16S rRNA (cytosine(1402)-N(4))-methyltransferase RsmH, translated as MKDLLHIPVMLEETLQALAVGPGGRYIDGTVGAGGHARAILELSAPGGQLLGFDADPASLAVARRNLRHSEGSYLLVNRNFDQMEAVARSNDFYPVHGVLLDLGLASMQLTEAGRGFSFQHGQPLDMRFSPEQKLTAADIINTYAEADIADILWRYGEERKSRIIARRIVEHRPFKTTTELAAMISRAVGRHEDIHPATRSFQALRIAVNDELVKLERALDQATRLLGFGGRLVVISYHSLEDRIVKRFMQQESAECICPPELPECRCGHAARLRLLNKKVITPSPEEVWDNPRSRSAKLRAAERILSREEAAPLETHFFLSPKEPVIAEEQSEVGSPTPEPSGTPLRRRLAM; from the coding sequence ATGAAGGACCTGCTTCATATTCCGGTGATGCTGGAGGAAACGCTCCAGGCCCTGGCGGTCGGGCCGGGAGGCCGTTACATTGACGGGACGGTTGGCGCCGGGGGTCACGCCCGCGCTATCCTGGAACTCTCAGCGCCGGGAGGACAACTTCTGGGTTTCGACGCCGATCCGGCCAGCCTGGCGGTCGCCCGCCGGAACCTGCGGCATTCCGAAGGCTCGTATTTACTGGTCAACCGCAACTTCGACCAGATGGAAGCGGTCGCCCGCAGCAACGATTTCTACCCGGTTCACGGCGTACTCCTTGATCTGGGATTGGCATCGATGCAGCTGACCGAGGCCGGGCGCGGCTTTTCTTTCCAGCACGGCCAGCCGCTGGACATGAGATTCTCGCCGGAGCAGAAACTCACCGCCGCCGACATCATCAACACCTATGCCGAAGCCGACATCGCCGATATCCTGTGGCGCTACGGAGAAGAGCGGAAGAGCCGCATTATCGCCCGGCGCATCGTCGAGCACCGGCCCTTCAAAACAACCACTGAACTGGCGGCCATGATCTCGCGGGCTGTCGGCCGGCACGAGGACATTCACCCGGCTACCCGCAGTTTCCAGGCACTCAGGATCGCGGTCAATGATGAACTGGTCAAACTGGAGCGCGCTCTGGACCAGGCGACCAGGCTGCTGGGCTTTGGCGGGCGCCTGGTGGTCATCTCGTATCACTCCCTCGAGGATCGTATCGTCAAGCGTTTTATGCAGCAGGAATCGGCTGAGTGCATCTGCCCGCCGGAGCTGCCGGAATGCCGCTGCGGGCATGCCGCCCGGCTGCGGCTCCTGAATAAGAAGGTGATTACGCCTTCGCCGGAAGAGGTATGGGACAACCCGCGAAGCCGCAGCGCCAAGCTGCGGGCGGCGGAGCGGATTCTAAGCCGTGAGGAGGCTGCACCGCTTGAGACGCATTTTTTTCTGAGTCCAAAAGAACCCGTGATAGCCGAAGAGCAAAGTGAGGTGGGCAGCCCAACCCCTGAACCCTCAGGGACCCCCTTGAGAAGGAGGTTGGCGATGTGA
- a CDS encoding division/cell wall cluster transcriptional repressor MraZ, with product MPPRFRPQLKDGVILSPGPDGNLNAYSAEAWHQFTAAISTATTSHSKLRKLKRSVFGQAFPALMDNQGRLALPEPLRIGAGIGSDAVVVGVSDHLEIWDKAAWDIEKAEDLAQAWQIMESLEKRG from the coding sequence GTGCCGCCCCGCTTCCGGCCGCAGCTTAAGGACGGAGTTATCCTGTCCCCCGGACCTGACGGTAATCTCAACGCCTACTCCGCCGAAGCGTGGCATCAGTTTACAGCGGCGATTTCCACCGCAACCACCAGCCATTCCAAATTACGCAAGCTGAAACGCTCCGTTTTCGGGCAAGCCTTTCCAGCTTTAATGGACAACCAGGGCCGTTTAGCACTGCCTGAACCGCTGCGCATCGGCGCCGGCATCGGCTCGGATGCCGTGGTGGTAGGCGTATCCGACCATCTTGAGATATGGGATAAAGCAGCCTGGGACATCGAGAAGGCGGAGGACCTGGCCCAGGCTTGGCAAATTATGGAAAGCCTCGAGAAGCGCGGATGA
- a CDS encoding superinfection immunity protein: MLSFFFGGFFGFVSLLISAVLYFLPTIIALAGHRRNTLSIFLLNLLLGWTFIGWVVALVWSVKK; the protein is encoded by the coding sequence ATATTGAGTTTTTTCTTCGGCGGGTTTTTCGGTTTCGTGAGCCTGCTGATAAGTGCTGTGCTTTACTTTTTGCCTACCATTATCGCCCTTGCCGGGCACCGCCGTAATACACTTTCCATCTTTCTGCTTAACCTCCTGCTGGGCTGGACTTTTATCGGTTGGGTAGTAGCTCTGGTATGGTCAGTCAAAAAGTAG
- a CDS encoding zinc ribbon domain-containing protein, translated as MNIPRLLGQLQDADLAADACREQIGRISAELNSDALAPERAALENMRDSLKNLNHQLRETTAQADDLTSRIQVYEEKLYSGRITSPKELSTLQKDIELLKGHRAPHEDRALELMEAIDDAEDGIARAEATLQRHKEALEVRRRELGEKMRTAGAELSGHEARRAALLTEIPAEAAEQYRLLRQQKGRAVARVEQGACRGCGIAVTSAWLHRARAGEIVRCTNCARILYLE; from the coding sequence ATGAACATTCCCCGGTTGCTTGGGCAACTCCAGGATGCCGATCTCGCCGCCGATGCCTGCCGGGAGCAGATCGGCCGCATCAGTGCGGAATTAAATTCGGACGCTCTGGCTCCGGAGCGCGCCGCACTGGAGAACATGCGGGACAGCCTGAAGAACCTTAACCATCAGCTCCGGGAGACAACCGCTCAAGCAGACGATCTAACATCGCGCATCCAGGTCTACGAGGAAAAGCTTTACTCGGGCCGCATCACCAGTCCCAAAGAGCTGTCAACCCTCCAGAAGGATATCGAACTTCTGAAAGGGCACCGCGCGCCACACGAGGACCGGGCACTGGAGCTTATGGAGGCTATCGACGACGCCGAGGACGGCATCGCCCGGGCCGAGGCGACGCTGCAGCGCCACAAGGAGGCTCTCGAGGTTCGCCGCAGGGAACTCGGCGAGAAAATGCGGACCGCCGGCGCCGAACTGTCGGGGCATGAAGCCAGGCGCGCCGCCCTGTTAACCGAGATCCCAGCCGAGGCCGCGGAGCAATATCGCCTGTTGCGGCAGCAGAAGGGCCGCGCCGTGGCCAGAGTGGAGCAGGGCGCCTGCCGCGGCTGCGGCATCGCCGTCACCTCCGCGTGGCTGCACCGCGCCAGGGCGGGTGAGATCGTCCGCTGCACCAACTGCGCCCGGATTTTATACCTGGAGTGA
- a CDS encoding ribonuclease HI family protein, with product MTYLIANTDAACRGNPGESAIGILIRTSTGQVVKTVSRAIGRMTNNQAEYHAIISALEEASKLGAEELTLIADSELAVKQLTGRYRVKNPGLEPLYAKVKILESKFKKVTYRHVPRERNSDADGLANKAFKS from the coding sequence ATGACATATCTTATCGCCAACACCGACGCCGCCTGCCGCGGCAATCCCGGCGAATCCGCCATCGGCATCCTCATCCGCACTTCAACCGGCCAGGTAGTGAAGACTGTCAGCCGCGCCATCGGACGGATGACCAACAACCAAGCCGAATACCACGCCATCATCTCGGCGCTGGAGGAAGCCTCAAAGCTGGGGGCGGAGGAACTGACGCTGATTGCTGATTCTGAATTAGCCGTTAAACAGCTTACCGGCCGGTACCGGGTGAAAAATCCCGGTCTTGAACCGCTCTACGCCAAGGTCAAAATATTGGAATCAAAGTTTAAGAAGGTTACCTACCGCCATGTCCCAAGGGAACGCAACTCTGATGCCGACGGCCTGGCTAATAAAGCCTTCAAGAGTTAA
- a CDS encoding MerR family transcriptional regulator — protein sequence MAVARSYATGELAKLSGVSPRTLQFYDKIGLLKPESYSESGYRRYDDSAALRLQQILFFRELGFELSDIKTIMEKPDFDLLSAMESHREALRKKSDRLSELLVTVDSTIRRLKGEKEMEIKDYYKGFSDKEIDSMRQEAREKYGEKTVAESEARVVAMGKAKLDAVQAEFGEIYQKIVASMGKGPESKEVQEQIARWRLLMENFHHYTDEMILGLGRMYSEDSRFAAFYLKFHPEMPGFMTSAIECYIASRKK from the coding sequence TTGGCCGTCGCCCGCAGCTATGCAACCGGTGAACTGGCGAAATTGTCCGGCGTCAGCCCGCGTACCCTGCAGTTTTATGACAAAATCGGGTTGCTCAAACCTGAGTCATATTCGGAGTCCGGCTACCGCCGCTACGACGACTCCGCCGCCCTCCGGCTGCAACAGATCCTGTTCTTCCGTGAATTGGGTTTTGAGCTGTCCGATATCAAGACCATCATGGAAAAGCCGGACTTCGACTTGTTATCTGCCATGGAGTCGCATCGCGAGGCGCTCCGAAAGAAATCGGACCGCCTCAGCGAGTTGCTGGTTACGGTGGACAGTACCATCAGAAGACTAAAAGGAGAAAAAGAAATGGAAATCAAGGACTACTACAAGGGTTTTTCCGACAAGGAAATCGACAGCATGCGTCAAGAAGCGCGCGAAAAATATGGTGAAAAAACCGTCGCCGAGTCCGAAGCCCGAGTCGTGGCTATGGGCAAGGCAAAACTCGACGCCGTACAGGCAGAGTTCGGCGAGATCTACCAGAAAATCGTTGCCAGTATGGGCAAGGGGCCGGAGAGCAAGGAAGTCCAGGAACAGATCGCCCGCTGGCGGCTGCTAATGGAGAACTTCCACCACTATACCGATGAAATGATCCTGGGCCTGGGGCGGATGTATTCAGAAGACTCGCGCTTCGCCGCCTTCTACCTGAAATTCCACCCGGAGATGCCCGGATTCATGACCAGCGCTATCGAGTGTTACATCGCCAGCCGTAAAAAGTAA
- a CDS encoding YtxH domain-containing protein, with translation MSNQGNFIGGFALGLLTGAAVGAVVSLLYAPYPGKRTRRLIQNKIDDIWDTGLDYLEDVKDEVEDMADKTQEFVKEAIDSAAAKKYSENNLGG, from the coding sequence ATGAGCAATCAAGGTAATTTTATCGGCGGGTTTGCCCTGGGCTTGCTGACCGGCGCGGCAGTTGGCGCCGTGGTGTCGCTTCTCTATGCTCCTTATCCCGGTAAAAGAACCCGGCGCCTGATCCAGAACAAAATTGACGACATATGGGACACCGGTCTTGACTACCTTGAAGACGTCAAGGACGAAGTGGAAGACATGGCGGATAAAACCCAGGAGTTCGTCAAGGAAGCCATTGACAGCGCCGCGGCTAAAAAGTACTCGGAGAACAACCTGGGAGGGTAA
- a CDS encoding NAD(P)/FAD-dependent oxidoreductase, whose product MSKYDVIIIGGGPAGLFAALELARSSTLNVLLLEKGKDIDERSNIVSGLGGAGAFSDGKLTLSSKAGGHLAEYVGEAAAEKLIVQVDRIWLDFGAPDKVYGLGDAVAGIERRASLAGLRLVALPVRHLGTERCPAVLRGIRERLKERIEIRTSTAAKNIVVRDGKLTGVETSDGEVIEAGNVIAAPGREGADWLLKQARGLGLSLATNPVDVGVRVELPNAVMDELTSVLYEAKLEYLSKSFDDRIRTFCMCPQGTVVRETTGGDDPVVTVNGQSFASHDSPNTNFALLVSTQFTEPFKEPIAYGKYIARLANILSGGVLVQRLGDLKKGRRSTPERIDRGLVLPTLESATPGDLSFVLPYRHLTGLFEMLEAMDKLSPGVASDHTLLYGVEVKFYSSRPKLSAGFETELPGLFAIGDGAGVSRGLVQASACGVVAAREILKRNDDRKS is encoded by the coding sequence ATGAGCAAATACGATGTCATCATCATTGGCGGCGGGCCGGCCGGGCTCTTCGCCGCGCTCGAACTGGCACGAAGCAGCACCCTGAATGTACTGCTCCTGGAAAAAGGCAAGGACATCGATGAGCGCAGCAATATTGTCTCCGGGCTCGGCGGCGCCGGCGCTTTCTCCGACGGCAAGCTGACTCTATCGTCGAAGGCCGGCGGTCACCTTGCTGAATACGTCGGCGAGGCGGCAGCGGAGAAGCTCATCGTACAAGTTGACAGGATATGGCTGGATTTCGGCGCGCCGGACAAGGTCTACGGCTTGGGCGATGCAGTGGCCGGCATCGAACGGCGGGCATCGCTGGCTGGTCTTCGATTGGTTGCCCTTCCGGTGCGCCATCTGGGCACCGAACGGTGCCCGGCCGTCCTGCGCGGTATCCGAGAACGGCTGAAAGAGCGTATCGAGATCCGCACCTCAACTGCGGCTAAGAACATCGTTGTAAGAGACGGGAAACTCACCGGCGTCGAGACATCGGACGGCGAGGTAATCGAGGCCGGGAACGTCATCGCCGCGCCGGGGCGTGAGGGCGCCGACTGGCTGCTGAAGCAGGCGAGGGGTCTCGGCTTGTCTCTGGCAACTAATCCGGTTGACGTCGGCGTCAGGGTCGAACTGCCCAATGCGGTGATGGACGAACTGACCTCTGTCTTGTATGAGGCCAAGCTGGAATACTTGTCGAAAAGTTTTGACGACCGCATCCGCACTTTCTGCATGTGCCCGCAGGGCACGGTGGTGCGGGAGACCACCGGCGGCGACGACCCGGTGGTCACGGTCAACGGCCAATCCTTCGCTTCCCACGACAGTCCCAACACCAACTTCGCCCTGCTGGTTTCCACCCAGTTCACCGAGCCGTTCAAAGAGCCCATCGCCTACGGCAAGTACATCGCCCGGCTGGCCAACATTTTAAGCGGCGGCGTTCTGGTGCAGCGGCTGGGCGATTTGAAAAAAGGCCGCCGCTCGACGCCGGAGAGGATAGACCGCGGCCTGGTGCTCCCTACCCTGGAATCCGCCACTCCGGGCGACCTTTCGTTCGTTTTGCCCTACCGCCACCTGACCGGCCTTTTTGAAATGCTGGAAGCGATGGACAAGCTATCGCCGGGCGTGGCCTCCGACCACACGCTGCTCTACGGCGTGGAGGTGAAATTCTATTCGTCGCGGCCGAAGCTCTCGGCCGGGTTCGAGACGGAACTGCCGGGGCTCTTTGCCATTGGCGACGGGGCGGGGGTGTCTCGGGGACTGGTGCAGGCGAGTGCTTGCGGCGTTGTTGCGGCGCGGGAGATATTGAAGAGAAATGATGACCGAAAATCTTGA
- a CDS encoding YihY/virulence factor BrkB family protein: MGESQTGIKNNIAALRAWAEQYPFYRFLKRLAADWSADDATDRAAAVAYHAFFSLFPLMLGGIALLGFFLPDAEVRQAVSDALIRTLPGSADFIEDILDTVIELRGIGGIAGTAALLWSASNMFAAIRRAVNRAWGISRDRRFIPGKAHDLALVLTTGILFLLSMAASAAVSWPDADGQPAIGNLAALGSRLLGFLLVLSVFLIVNKFIPNTPTRWRWIWPGALVSAALFQAGAWGFIYYLANFADYTTVYGPLGSVIVLLLWIYISSIILILGAEINSELHRQSAVGDTPGKTQGG; encoded by the coding sequence GTGGGAGAATCGCAAACCGGGATCAAGAATAATATCGCCGCGCTCCGGGCCTGGGCGGAACAGTATCCTTTCTACCGCTTTCTGAAACGCCTGGCCGCGGACTGGTCCGCCGATGACGCCACGGATCGAGCCGCCGCCGTAGCCTATCATGCCTTTTTTTCTTTATTCCCGCTGATGCTTGGCGGCATTGCTTTACTCGGATTCTTTTTGCCCGATGCCGAAGTCCGTCAAGCGGTATCAGACGCCCTGATCAGGACGCTGCCCGGATCCGCCGATTTCATAGAAGATATTCTGGATACCGTCATCGAGTTGCGGGGAATCGGCGGTATTGCCGGCACCGCCGCTCTGCTATGGAGCGCGAGCAACATGTTCGCCGCCATCCGCCGTGCCGTCAACCGGGCCTGGGGCATCAGCCGGGACCGCCGCTTTATACCCGGCAAAGCGCATGACCTGGCCCTGGTTCTGACCACCGGCATCTTGTTTCTCCTGTCCATGGCGGCGTCGGCCGCTGTCAGCTGGCCGGATGCCGATGGTCAGCCGGCCATTGGCAATCTGGCAGCCCTGGGCAGCCGTCTGTTAGGCTTTCTGCTGGTTCTTTCAGTATTCCTGATCGTCAACAAGTTCATACCCAATACGCCAACCAGGTGGCGGTGGATATGGCCGGGCGCTCTGGTTTCGGCGGCGTTGTTTCAGGCGGGCGCCTGGGGATTCATCTACTATCTGGCCAATTTCGCGGATTACACCACGGTGTACGGGCCTCTGGGTTCGGTCATCGTTTTGTTGCTCTGGATCTATATTTCTTCGATAATTCTAATCTTAGGCGCCGAGATCAATTCGGAATTGCACCGACAAAGCGCCGTCGGAGACACCCCAGGAAAAACCCAAGGAGGCTGA
- a CDS encoding hemerythrin domain-containing protein, translated as MKPIGPLMREHRLIERMIRVMERRIALTEPDPAFLTAAVDFMKTFVDQIHHGKEEDILFRDLKTKTLSAEHRRILGELVEEHIAGRNLVKRLDQARTELIPGDAVSREQLAGIVAEIAVFYNNHIDKEDNRFFYPCLDYFSPVEQEKMLRDYAEYEGRVLQDRYLNIVESLEAGTR; from the coding sequence TTGAAACCAATCGGACCGCTGATGAGAGAACACCGGCTGATCGAACGCATGATCCGGGTGATGGAGCGCAGAATTGCCTTGACCGAGCCCGATCCTGCCTTCCTGACAGCCGCAGTCGATTTCATGAAGACGTTTGTGGATCAAATCCATCACGGTAAGGAGGAGGATATCCTGTTCCGGGATTTGAAAACCAAAACGCTTTCCGCTGAACACCGGCGCATACTCGGTGAACTCGTCGAAGAGCATATAGCCGGCCGAAATCTGGTCAAGCGCCTGGACCAAGCTCGGACCGAATTGATTCCCGGCGATGCCGTAAGCCGGGAACAACTTGCCGGCATCGTCGCCGAAATAGCCGTTTTCTACAACAACCACATTGATAAAGAGGATAACCGCTTTTTTTATCCCTGCCTGGACTACTTTTCTCCGGTGGAACAAGAAAAGATGCTGCGGGACTATGCCGAATATGAAGGCCGGGTCCTCCAGGACCGCTACCTCAATATTGTCGAGAGCCTGGAAGCCGGAACCCGTTAG